The following nucleotide sequence is from Streptomyces sp. HUAS CB01.
ACGGAGCGCCGGGTCGTCCGGCTCCGCGGGCCAGGACAGCAGGCTCTTCCCGCCGCGCTCCATGTAGAGCGTGAGCTCCCCGTCGACCAGCACGACCAGCGAGCCCGCCTTCCGGCCCGGCTTGTGGCTCGCGCCGTCGGGCGGTTCGGGCCAGGACAGCGCCGCCCCGTACGCGTTCGCCGGGTCGGCGGCCGCCAGGACCACCGCACGCGGGGCGCTGTACCCCTCGGCACGCTCGCGGGCGCCGGCCGCGGCCCTGAGCCGGTCCACCGCACCGTCCATCGCGAACTGGGCGGCTCCGAGGCCCTCGACGACGTAGCCGCGCCGGGCCTGCCCGCTGTCCTCGAAGGCGGACAGGATCCGGTACGTCGCCGAGAAGCCGCCCTCGACGCCCTCGGCGGCGACCGCGCCCCGCGTGACGACGCCATGGCGGTCCAGCAGCGTGCGGGCCAGGGCGTGGGCGCGGTGCGTGGGGTCGGCCTCCGCCGCGGGAAGCAGGGACCAGCGTCCGGAGACGGTGGGCGGACCGTTGCGGGACGCGGTCCGCGCGGCCGCCGTCAACGAGCCGTACCGCCCGCGCGGCACCGTGCGCCGGGCGCGGTGCGCCGTGGAACCCGCCGTGCGGCCCGATCCGAGCAGCGAGCGCAGAGGCGCCAGGGTGTCGTTGGTGAGCCGGCCGGACCAGGCCAGGTCCCACACGGCGTCGGCCAGTTGGGGGTCGGTGGCCTCGGGGTGGGTCGTCGCCCGCACCTGGTCCGCGATCTGGCGGAAGAACAGGCCGTAGCCCCCGGAGAGGGAGGAGAGCACCGACTCGTGGAGTGCCGTCAGCTCCAGCGGGTGGGGCTGCGGCAGCAGCAGCGGGGCGGCGTCCGCGAGATAGAGGGAAACCCAGCCGTCCTTGCCGGGCAGCGCGCCCGCCCCGGCCCACACCACCTCACCCGTCGTCGTCAGCTCGTCGAGCATGCCCGGCGCGTACCCGGCCACCCGGGACGGGAGGATCAGCTTCTCCAGCGCGGAGGCCGGCACGGGCGCGCCCTGGAGCTGCTCGATGGCACGGGCGAGCCCGTCGATGCCGCGCAGACTGTTGTTCCCCAGGTGCTGCCACTGGGGCAGGAAGGTGGCCAGCGCGGCGGGCGGTACCGGTTCCAGCTCCTCGCGGAGCGCGGCGAGGGAGCGACGCCGCAGCCGGCGCAGCACGGCGGCGTCACACCACTCCTGGCCGATGCCCGAGGGATGGAACTCGCCCTGGACGACCCGTCCCGCGGCGGCGAGCCGCTGCAGTGCCCCGTCCGTGACGGCCGCGCCCAGCCCGAACCGCGCGGCGGCCTGCGACGAGGTGAACGGTCCGTGTGTGCGGGCGAAACGGGCCAGCAGATCGCCGAGCGGGTCCTTCACGGGCTCGGTGAACGCCTCAGGGACGCCCACCGGGAGCGCCGTGCCCAGCGCGTCCCTGAGGCGTCCCGCGTCCTCGACCGCCGCCCAGTGGTCGGCGCCGGCGATCCGGACCCGGATGGCCCGGCGGCTCCGGGCGAGTTCCTCGGGCCAGCCGGGGTCGGCGCCGCGCTGGGTCAGCTCCTCGGTCGTGAGCGGCCCGAGGACCCGCAGCAGATCGGCGACGCCCTCGACGTCCTTGATCCTCCGGTCGTCCGTGAGCCACTGGAGCTCCTGCTCCAGCTCGGTCAGGACGTCCGCGTCGAGCAGCTCGCGCAACTCCGCCTGACCCAGCAGCTCGGCGAGCAGCCGGGAGTCCAGGGAGAGCGCGGCGGCGCGGCGCTCGGCGAGCGGTGAGTCGCCCTCGTAGAGGAACTGGGCCACATAGCCGAAGAGGAGCGAGCGGGCGAAGGGGGACGGCTCGGGGGTGGTGACCTCGACCAGCCGCACCTTGCGGGACTCGATGTCACCCATCAGCTCCTCGAGCCCGGGGACGTCGAACACGTCCTGGAGGCATTCCCGCACGGCCTCGAGGACGATCGGGAACGAGCCGAACTCGCTGGCGACCTGGAGGAGCTGGGCCGCGCGCTGGCGCTGCTGCCACAGCGGTGTGCGCTTGCCGGGGTTGCGGCGCGGCAGCAGCAGGGCGCGTGCCGCGCACTCCCGGAACCGGGACGCGAACAGCGCCGATCCGCCCACCTGGTCGGTGACGATCTGACTGACCTCGCCCCTGTCGAAGAGCGTGTCGGCGGCGCCGACCGGGGCCTGGTCGCCGTCGTAGGAGGTGTCGAGGTGCACCGGGTCCTGGTCCAGCAGGTCCAGACCCATCAGGTCGGCGTCGGGGAGCCGCAGCACGATCCCGTCGTCCGCGTGCATGACCTGGGCGTCCATGCCGTACCGCTCGGAGAGCCGCGCGCCCAGAGCCAGGGCCCAGGGCGCGTGGACCTGGGCGCCGAACGGCGAGTGCACCACGACCCGCCAGTCGCCCAGCTCGTCACGGAACCGCTCGACGACGATCGTGCGGTCGTCGGGCACATGGCCGCAGGCCCGGCGTTGTTCGTCGAGGTAGGACAGGATGTTCCCGGCGGCCCAGTCGTCGAGACCTGCGGTCATCAGCCGAAGCCGGGCGTCCTCCTCGGGCAGTGACCCGACCTCGCGGAGGAAGGCGCCCACCGCGCGGCCCAGTTCGAGCGGGCGGCCCAGCTGGTCGCCCTTCCAGAACGGCAGCCGGCCGGGAACCCCGGGCGCGGGGGAGACCAGCACCCGGTCGCGGGTGATGTCCTCGATCCGCCAGGAGGTCGTGCCCAGGGTGAAGACGTCGCCGACGCGGGACTCGTACACCATCTCCTCGTCGAGCTCGCCGACGCGGCCGCCGCCCTTCTTCGGGTCCGCACCGGCGAGGAAGACGCCGAACAGCCCGCGGTCCGGGATCGTGCCGCCGGAGGTGACCGCGAGCCGCTGGGCGCCGGGACGCCCCGTGACCGTCCCGGCGACCCGGTCCCACACCACGCGCGGGCGCAGCTCAGCGAAGGCGTCGGACGGATACCGCCCGGCGAGCATGTCCAGCACCGCCGTGA
It contains:
- a CDS encoding ATP-dependent helicase, which gives rise to MTGSALDSFAPATRGWFTGAFSAPTAAQEGAWRAIGRDADVLVVAPTGSGKTLAAFLAALDALTSTPPPADVKKRCRVLYVSPLKALAVDVERNLRSPLTGIRQEAVRLGLPEPEVRVGIRSGDTPAAERRALATRPPDILITTPESLFLMLTSSTREALSGIETVIVDEVHAVAGTKRGAHLALSLERLDELLPRPARRIGLSATVRPVDEVARYLSPRRKAEIVQPPSGKEFDLSVVVPVEDMGELGGSPASEPDSPGEKPSIWPQVEERIADLVQAHRSTIVFANSRRLAERLCNRLNEIAYERTVGEPLPEGAPPAEIMAQSGAAQGAPPLLARAHHGSVSKEQRALVEEDLKAGRLPAVVATSSLELGIDMGAVDLVVQVESPPSVASGLQRVGRAGHQVGAVSTGVVFPKYRGDLVQAAVVTERMRTGSIESLRIPANPLDVLAQQLVAMVALDSWPFDDLLAVVRRAAPFASLPESAFTAVLDMLAGRYPSDAFAELRPRVVWDRVAGTVTGRPGAQRLAVTSGGTIPDRGLFGVFLAGADPKKGGGRVGELDEEMVYESRVGDVFTLGTTSWRIEDITRDRVLVSPAPGVPGRLPFWKGDQLGRPLELGRAVGAFLREVGSLPEEDARLRLMTAGLDDWAAGNILSYLDEQRRACGHVPDDRTIVVERFRDELGDWRVVVHSPFGAQVHAPWALALGARLSERYGMDAQVMHADDGIVLRLPDADLMGLDLLDQDPVHLDTSYDGDQAPVGAADTLFDRGEVSQIVTDQVGGSALFASRFRECAARALLLPRRNPGKRTPLWQQRQRAAQLLQVASEFGSFPIVLEAVRECLQDVFDVPGLEELMGDIESRKVRLVEVTTPEPSPFARSLLFGYVAQFLYEGDSPLAERRAAALSLDSRLLAELLGQAELRELLDADVLTELEQELQWLTDDRRIKDVEGVADLLRVLGPLTTEELTQRGADPGWPEELARSRRAIRVRIAGADHWAAVEDAGRLRDALGTALPVGVPEAFTEPVKDPLGDLLARFARTHGPFTSSQAAARFGLGAAVTDGALQRLAAAGRVVQGEFHPSGIGQEWCDAAVLRRLRRRSLAALREELEPVPPAALATFLPQWQHLGNNSLRGIDGLARAIEQLQGAPVPASALEKLILPSRVAGYAPGMLDELTTTGEVVWAGAGALPGKDGWVSLYLADAAPLLLPQPHPLELTALHESVLSSLSGGYGLFFRQIADQVRATTHPEATDPQLADAVWDLAWSGRLTNDTLAPLRSLLGSGRTAGSTAHRARRTVPRGRYGSLTAAARTASRNGPPTVSGRWSLLPAAEADPTHRAHALARTLLDRHGVVTRGAVAAEGVEGGFSATYRILSAFEDSGQARRGYVVEGLGAAQFAMDGAVDRLRAAAGARERAEGYSAPRAVVLAAADPANAYGAALSWPEPPDGASHKPGRKAGSLVVLVDGELTLYMERGGKSLLSWPAEPDDPALRAAAEALAGAGSAGMLGTITVERINGSAALTSPLARPLEETGFHATPRGLRIRA